Proteins encoded by one window of Enterobacter hormaechei subsp. xiangfangensis:
- a CDS encoding carbonic anhydrase — protein MQHIIEGFLSFQKEIFPQRKELFRSLASSQNPKALFISCSDSRLVPELVTQQEPGQLFVIRNAGNIVPPFGPEPGGVSATIEYAVVALGVTDIVICGHSNCGAMKAIADNADLEPMPAVSHWLRYSDAAKAVVEKKTWDKPIDKVNAMVQENVFAQLSNIKTHPSVAVGLRNNAIRLHGWVYDIESGKILALDKNTKSFVSLSENPEVFFE, from the coding sequence ATGCAACATATCATTGAAGGTTTTCTCAGCTTTCAAAAAGAGATTTTCCCGCAACGTAAAGAGCTTTTTCGTAGTTTAGCGTCCAGTCAGAATCCCAAAGCGCTGTTTATCTCCTGCTCCGACAGCCGTCTGGTTCCGGAACTGGTTACGCAACAGGAGCCAGGACAGCTCTTTGTCATTCGAAACGCGGGCAACATTGTGCCTCCGTTCGGGCCGGAGCCTGGCGGTGTCTCTGCGACCATCGAATATGCGGTCGTGGCCCTGGGCGTGACCGATATCGTTATTTGCGGCCACTCCAACTGCGGCGCGATGAAGGCGATTGCTGACAACGCCGATCTGGAGCCGATGCCGGCCGTTTCCCACTGGCTGCGCTATTCTGATGCGGCAAAAGCGGTGGTGGAGAAGAAAACCTGGGATAAGCCAATCGATAAAGTGAATGCGATGGTGCAGGAAAACGTCTTTGCGCAGCTGAGCAACATCAAGACCCATCCGTCGGTGGCGGTAGGCCTGCGCAACAATGCCATTCGCCTGCACGGCTGGGTATATGACATCGAAAGCGGCAAAATCCTTGCCCTGGACAAGAACACTAAATCGTTCGTGTCGTTGTCGGAAAACCCGGAAGTCTTCTTCGAGTAA
- a CDS encoding MBL fold metallo-hydrolase, with translation MITLCKTCGTAYDEQPKNCPICDDERQYVPVTGQAWTDFDSLTTTHTNKWQQLEPQLFSIKTVPAFAINQRALLLRTPQGNVLWDCIANLDPATRALVDALGGISAIAISHPHYYTTMQEWAAAFNAPIYLHASDRQWVMRDSPAIRFWEEDALEIMPLVTLLRLGGHFAGGTVLHWQSGDGVLLAGDILQVTPGKDAVSFMWSYPNMLPLPARTVESLIGRLTGKTYQRLYGAFEGQNIPVNADEIVQRSGQKYIACLR, from the coding sequence ATGATTACACTCTGTAAAACCTGCGGTACCGCTTACGATGAACAGCCCAAAAACTGCCCTATTTGCGACGATGAGCGCCAGTATGTCCCGGTGACGGGCCAGGCATGGACGGACTTCGACAGCCTTACGACCACGCACACCAACAAATGGCAACAGCTGGAGCCGCAGCTGTTCAGCATCAAAACCGTTCCCGCTTTTGCCATCAACCAGCGCGCGCTTCTGCTGCGTACGCCACAGGGCAATGTTCTGTGGGACTGCATCGCCAATCTTGACCCGGCGACCAGAGCGTTAGTTGACGCGCTCGGGGGCATCAGCGCGATCGCGATTTCGCACCCGCATTACTACACCACCATGCAGGAGTGGGCCGCCGCGTTTAACGCGCCGATCTACCTGCACGCCAGCGATCGGCAGTGGGTGATGCGTGACAGCCCGGCGATACGCTTCTGGGAGGAGGACGCCCTGGAGATTATGCCTTTGGTGACTCTGCTGCGGCTGGGCGGGCATTTTGCAGGCGGCACGGTGCTGCACTGGCAGTCAGGCGACGGCGTGCTGCTGGCCGGTGATATTTTGCAGGTTACACCCGGAAAAGACGCCGTGTCGTTTATGTGGAGTTATCCGAATATGCTGCCGCTGCCTGCCCGCACCGTTGAGTCGTTGATCGGCCGACTGACCGGGAAAACGTACCAGCGCCTGTACGGGGCCTTTGAAGGACAGAACATCCCGGTGAACGCAGATGAGATCGTGCAGCGGTCGGGCCAGAAATATATTGCTTGTCTCCGCTAA
- a CDS encoding Hsp20 family protein: MMTLRTFPVLNDLSDSLFADRFNRIDRLFSQLTGSTPLPSTPSYNIRRLGDNRYELTLSVPGWKESELEIETVGGQLNISGKREEEKTENGEEGWIHRGISRSDFRASYSLPEHVKVTGASLENGLLAIELHQDIPEEEKPQRIAINNNPAIEHKP, translated from the coding sequence ATGATGACTCTCAGAACCTTTCCCGTGTTGAACGATCTCTCCGACTCTCTGTTTGCGGACCGTTTTAACCGTATCGATCGCCTTTTTAGCCAGCTAACCGGCAGTACGCCGTTGCCCTCCACGCCTTCTTACAATATCCGGCGGCTGGGCGATAACCGCTATGAACTGACGCTCAGCGTGCCGGGCTGGAAAGAGAGCGAACTGGAAATTGAAACCGTTGGCGGTCAGCTGAATATCAGCGGTAAACGTGAAGAGGAGAAAACCGAAAACGGCGAAGAAGGGTGGATCCATCGGGGTATCAGCCGCAGCGACTTCCGGGCCAGCTATAGTCTGCCGGAGCATGTGAAAGTGACCGGCGCTTCGCTGGAAAACGGCTTACTGGCAATTGAATTACACCAGGATATCCCGGAAGAAGAGAAACCGCAGCGCATCGCCATCAACAACAACCCGGCGATTGAACATAAGCCGTAA
- a CDS encoding FAD-NAD(P)-binding protein: MKKIAIIGSGPTGIYTFYSLLNNAAPLSITVFEKADQPGVGMPYSDEDNSRLMLANIASIEIPPIFITYLDWLKQQNAARLARYNVDSEKLHDRQFLPRILLGEYFHDRFLAVAAEAKKAGFHIEVHPNAEVTDIKADADGVALSVNDAPFSRRFDLAVVATGHVWPDEDETTRAYFPSPWSGLMDAEVRACEVGIMGTSLSGLDAAMAVVMQHGRFSGKQFVVNKGSEGLKIMLMSRTGVLPEADFYCPIPYEPLSVLTDCVVASEIDKGPDGLLDRIFALMVKELELADPRWCQAIALGTLNADTLRDAWFEDRKKHGPFTWAEANLKEVERNKREKRTVAWRYTVLRLHEVVQAIVPSLNEHDRERFKSGLERVFIDNYAAIPPQSIRRLLALREAGIISVVALGDDYDLDIGSDQTVITTAKKSYRFDVFIDARGQKPLRNKDIPFPTLRKQLAGTGDDVPDVGEDYTLLAPASLRGRIAFGAIPWLMHDHPFVQGLSECAEIGKAMAEAAGKPASGVRRKLPYMEF, encoded by the coding sequence ATGAAAAAAATCGCCATTATCGGCTCAGGCCCAACAGGGATTTACACCTTTTACTCACTTCTTAACAACGCAGCGCCGCTTTCGATCACCGTTTTCGAAAAGGCAGACCAACCCGGTGTCGGAATGCCCTACAGCGACGAGGATAATTCCCGGCTGATGCTGGCGAACATCGCCAGTATTGAAATACCGCCCATTTTCATCACTTACCTGGACTGGCTCAAACAGCAGAATGCGGCCCGCCTTGCCCGCTATAACGTCGACAGTGAGAAGCTGCACGACCGGCAATTTCTGCCCCGTATTCTGCTGGGTGAATATTTCCACGACCGGTTTCTCGCTGTCGCTGCCGAGGCGAAAAAGGCTGGGTTTCATATCGAGGTTCACCCCAACGCAGAAGTCACTGATATTAAGGCTGATGCAGACGGCGTGGCCCTTTCAGTGAACGATGCCCCTTTCTCAAGGCGGTTTGATCTTGCGGTTGTTGCCACCGGCCACGTCTGGCCTGATGAAGATGAAACCACCCGCGCATATTTCCCAAGCCCATGGTCAGGGCTGATGGACGCGGAGGTCCGAGCCTGTGAGGTGGGGATCATGGGTACCTCCCTCAGCGGGCTGGACGCTGCAATGGCGGTTGTGATGCAGCATGGCCGGTTTAGCGGGAAGCAGTTCGTTGTCAATAAAGGCAGCGAAGGGCTAAAAATCATGCTGATGTCCCGCACGGGCGTTCTGCCGGAGGCCGATTTTTACTGCCCTATCCCTTATGAACCACTGTCGGTGTTAACGGATTGTGTGGTGGCAAGCGAAATCGACAAAGGCCCGGATGGGCTGCTTGACCGCATCTTTGCGCTGATGGTGAAAGAGCTTGAGCTGGCCGATCCGCGATGGTGTCAGGCGATAGCGCTCGGCACGCTGAATGCCGACACGCTCCGTGATGCCTGGTTTGAGGATCGTAAAAAGCACGGTCCTTTCACCTGGGCCGAAGCGAATCTGAAAGAAGTGGAGCGCAACAAGCGCGAAAAACGCACCGTTGCCTGGCGCTATACCGTGCTTCGTCTGCATGAAGTGGTACAGGCCATCGTCCCTTCACTCAATGAGCATGACAGAGAGCGGTTTAAATCCGGGCTGGAGCGTGTGTTTATCGATAATTATGCCGCCATTCCACCGCAGTCTATCCGCCGGTTACTGGCGCTGCGCGAGGCAGGGATCATTAGCGTGGTCGCACTCGGTGATGATTACGATCTGGATATCGGCAGCGATCAGACCGTCATCACCACGGCAAAAAAAAGTTACCGCTTCGACGTGTTTATCGACGCGCGCGGACAAAAGCCGCTCAGAAACAAGGACATTCCCTTCCCCACCCTGCGTAAACAGCTTGCGGGAACCGGCGATGACGTTCCGGACGTGGGAGAAGACTATACGTTGCTGGCGCCGGCATCACTGCGGGGGCGTATCGCTTTTGGGGCGATCCCCTGGCTGATGCACGATCATCCGTTTGTTCAGGGTTTGTCTGAGTGCGCTGAAATTGGTAAAGCGATGGCGGAAGCAGCTGGAAAACCTGCGTCGGGCGTGCGAAGGAAGTTACCTTACATGGAGTTTTAA
- the glgS gene encoding cell surface composition regulator GlgS: MKRQDINALKNFDFLARSFARMYALGQPVDIDAVTGNMSNKQQAWFRERYDHYRKQAERARVIELR; this comes from the coding sequence ATGAAGCGACAAGATATAAACGCATTAAAGAATTTTGATTTTCTGGCACGCAGTTTTGCCCGTATGTACGCCCTGGGCCAGCCAGTTGATATCGATGCCGTGACCGGCAATATGAGTAATAAACAGCAGGCATGGTTCCGGGAGCGATATGACCACTACCGAAAGCAGGCTGAGCGGGCGAGAGTTATAGAACTGCGATGA
- a CDS encoding DUF1996 domain-containing protein produces MKRTVLTPALSATALLLTMQAAHAGPQAHVVCSYSHTLGDDAIMMFGMPNEAMLHDFFGNVHTDAYSSRESLRTQEKTTCDNKADSSAYWAPSLKLPDGTVVKPAYQKTYYQASNVDAWPLHPFPAGLSLLAGDHHGTAPNPHITFLCANGKGYTTRTGEVCGLRKAKDAVQFNIGIQFPNCWDGVNLKPAHGLANATYDTKGQCPSAFPVKIPTVNMNIAYVLPTISSLDTSKVQLSLDPIMHGSEREERWGSLYTAHADFMNGWTEDAARFMTDLCMNRGMDCGTTVPYGYSKAKANVWLSSMEPALSQPDPQVLLVQDNWKNGGRTKNSETLSLVKFHIPPLPAGQDPALFKYRVRIFGGKVETNGADQIFFYPASNDWDPATVSWHSRPSCNYRSDAVLYLNHSREYRMVDVDKAVRKALAEGKTEISWYIGGDRQGNHYQFETGSSPQSLILMLTGFSKTPEI; encoded by the coding sequence ATGAAACGGACAGTATTAACCCCCGCGCTTTCTGCCACCGCACTTCTGCTTACCATGCAGGCGGCACACGCTGGTCCACAGGCACATGTTGTATGCAGTTATTCCCACACCCTCGGCGATGATGCCATTATGATGTTCGGCATGCCCAACGAGGCTATGCTGCACGATTTTTTTGGTAACGTGCATACGGATGCTTACTCCAGCCGTGAATCGCTGCGTACCCAGGAAAAGACCACCTGCGATAACAAAGCAGACAGCTCGGCCTACTGGGCTCCGTCGCTAAAATTGCCGGACGGAACGGTGGTCAAACCCGCCTATCAAAAAACCTATTATCAAGCATCGAACGTTGACGCCTGGCCGCTGCACCCGTTCCCGGCGGGGCTGTCGCTGCTTGCGGGCGATCACCACGGCACCGCGCCAAATCCGCATATCACCTTTTTATGCGCCAATGGCAAGGGTTACACCACCAGAACGGGTGAAGTCTGCGGCTTACGCAAGGCGAAGGATGCCGTGCAGTTTAATATCGGCATTCAGTTCCCGAACTGCTGGGACGGGGTCAACCTGAAGCCCGCCCACGGCCTGGCTAACGCCACCTACGATACGAAAGGACAGTGTCCGTCCGCCTTCCCGGTGAAGATCCCGACGGTGAACATGAATATTGCGTACGTGCTCCCGACAATTAGCTCTCTGGATACCAGTAAAGTCCAGCTTTCCCTCGACCCCATCATGCATGGCAGTGAGCGTGAAGAGCGGTGGGGTAGCCTGTATACGGCACATGCTGACTTCATGAACGGCTGGACGGAAGATGCCGCGCGCTTTATGACCGACCTGTGCATGAACCGCGGAATGGATTGCGGCACCACCGTGCCATATGGTTATTCAAAAGCGAAGGCCAACGTCTGGCTCAGCAGCATGGAACCCGCACTTTCACAGCCCGATCCCCAGGTCTTACTGGTGCAGGATAACTGGAAGAACGGTGGACGCACGAAAAACAGCGAAACATTGTCGCTGGTGAAGTTCCACATTCCACCGCTGCCTGCCGGACAGGATCCTGCCCTGTTCAAATACCGCGTAAGAATTTTTGGCGGGAAAGTGGAAACCAACGGCGCGGATCAAATTTTCTTCTATCCGGCGAGTAACGACTGGGATCCGGCCACCGTAAGCTGGCATTCACGACCGTCCTGCAACTACCGCTCGGATGCGGTGCTTTACCTGAACCACTCCCGCGAATACCGGATGGTGGACGTGGATAAAGCGGTGCGTAAGGCGCTGGCAGAAGGGAAGACCGAAATTTCGTGGTATATCGGCGGCGATCGTCAGGGAAATCACTATCAGTTTGAGACGGGCTCATCTCCCCAAAGCTTGATCCTGATGCTGACCGGGTTTAGCAAAACGCCGGAGATCTGA
- the tssC gene encoding type VI secretion system contractile sheath large subunit, translating into MSVNTETASAQGQTTVLEKEGVYASLFEKINLTPASSLGDINAFLDDAALSDAPAGERLTAAMQVFMDCIRKSGQPVEKLDKTLIDHHIAELDFQISRQLDAVMHHHEFQKVESLWRGLKQLVDSTDYRQNVKTEILDVSKEDLRQDFEDAPELIQSGLYWHTYTAEYDTPGGEPIGSVISSYEFDASPQDVALLRNISKVSAAAHMPFIGSVGPKFFLKDLMEEVAAIKDIGNYFDRAEYIKWKSFRDTDDARYIGLVMPRVLGRLPYGPDTVPVRSFNYVEQVKGPDHEKYLWTSASFSFASNMVKSFINNGWCVQIRGPQAGGAVKDLPIHLYDLGTGNQVKIPSEVMIPETREFEFANLGFIPLSYYKNRDYACFFSANSAQKPALYDTADATANSRINARLPYIFLLSRIAHYLKLIQRENIGTTKDRRLLELELNTWVRSLVTEMTDPGDELQASHPLRDAKVVVEDIEDNPGFFRVKLFAVPHFQVEGMDVNLSLVSQMPKAKA; encoded by the coding sequence ATGTCTGTGAATACTGAAACCGCCTCCGCGCAGGGGCAGACCACCGTACTGGAAAAAGAGGGCGTTTACGCCTCCCTGTTTGAAAAAATCAACCTGACCCCGGCCTCCAGCCTGGGTGATATCAATGCGTTTCTGGATGACGCCGCGCTTTCTGACGCTCCGGCGGGTGAACGCCTGACGGCGGCGATGCAGGTGTTTATGGACTGCATCCGCAAATCCGGTCAGCCGGTGGAGAAGCTAGACAAAACGCTGATTGACCACCATATCGCTGAGCTGGATTTCCAGATCAGCCGTCAGCTGGATGCCGTAATGCATCACCATGAGTTCCAGAAGGTGGAGTCCCTGTGGCGCGGCCTGAAGCAGCTGGTGGACAGCACCGACTACCGCCAGAATGTGAAAACCGAAATTCTGGATGTGTCGAAAGAAGATCTGCGTCAGGACTTTGAAGACGCGCCGGAACTTATTCAGAGCGGCCTCTACTGGCACACCTATACCGCCGAATACGACACCCCGGGCGGCGAGCCGATTGGTTCCGTGATTTCATCCTATGAATTTGACGCCAGCCCGCAGGATGTGGCGCTGCTGCGCAACATCTCTAAAGTATCAGCTGCCGCACATATGCCGTTTATTGGCTCTGTCGGTCCGAAATTCTTCCTGAAAGACTTGATGGAAGAGGTCGCTGCAATTAAGGATATCGGCAACTACTTCGACCGCGCCGAGTACATCAAGTGGAAATCTTTCCGCGACACCGACGACGCCCGCTACATCGGCCTCGTGATGCCGCGCGTGCTGGGGCGTCTGCCGTATGGCCCGGACACCGTACCTGTACGCAGCTTTAACTACGTTGAGCAGGTGAAAGGCCCGGATCACGAGAAATACCTGTGGACCAGCGCGTCGTTCTCCTTCGCGTCAAACATGGTGAAGAGCTTCATCAATAACGGCTGGTGCGTGCAGATCCGTGGCCCGCAGGCGGGCGGGGCGGTGAAAGATCTGCCTATTCATCTGTACGATCTGGGCACCGGCAACCAGGTGAAAATCCCGTCTGAGGTGATGATCCCGGAGACCCGCGAGTTTGAGTTTGCCAACCTCGGCTTTATTCCGCTCTCGTATTACAAAAACCGCGACTATGCCTGCTTCTTCTCGGCGAACTCCGCGCAGAAACCGGCGTTGTACGACACCGCAGATGCCACGGCCAACAGCCGCATCAACGCCCGTCTGCCGTACATCTTCCTGCTGTCGCGTATTGCGCACTACCTGAAGCTCATCCAGCGCGAGAACATCGGCACCACCAAGGACCGCCGTCTGCTGGAGCTGGAGCTGAATACCTGGGTGCGTAGTCTGGTGACGGAAATGACCGATCCGGGCGATGAGTTGCAGGCTTCTCATCCGCTGCGTGACGCGAAGGTGGTGGTGGAAGATATCGAAGACAACCCGGGTTTCTTCCGCGTGAAGCTGTTTGCGGTGCCGCACTTCCAGGTGGAAGGCATGGATGTGAACCTGTCTCTGGTGAGCCAGATGCCGAAAGCGAAAGCGTAA
- a CDS encoding amino acid ABC transporter permease, with the protein MPALDWQGVLAGQPLHWILSGFLTTLWVTLAGIMLASLLALFFMLLRLSGGRLGTSFVSGWVSLFRNTPLLVQLLFWYFAAWNGLPQELRDAVNADHSWSILPGDVWWFTPEFLCSAWGLGVFTSAFLIEEVESGLRSVPAGQREAALAQGFSSWRLFRYILLPQGLANAWQPVVGQYLNLMKLSSLASGIGFAELTYQVRQIESYNAHALEAFTVGTVLYLLTGMVTGSVLVRLGPHSGRKNHDPRI; encoded by the coding sequence ATGCCCGCTCTGGACTGGCAGGGGGTGCTGGCCGGACAGCCCCTGCACTGGATCCTCTCAGGATTTCTCACCACTCTGTGGGTGACGCTGGCGGGGATTATGCTGGCAAGCCTGCTCGCCTTGTTCTTTATGCTTTTGCGGCTTTCCGGGGGACGTCTCGGGACCTCGTTCGTCAGCGGCTGGGTATCGCTGTTTCGCAATACGCCGCTGCTGGTGCAGCTGCTGTTCTGGTATTTCGCCGCCTGGAACGGGTTGCCGCAGGAGCTGCGTGACGCGGTGAATGCAGACCACAGCTGGTCCATTTTGCCCGGTGACGTCTGGTGGTTTACGCCCGAATTTTTATGCTCCGCCTGGGGGTTAGGCGTATTTACCTCGGCGTTTTTAATTGAAGAAGTCGAATCGGGGCTCCGTTCCGTACCTGCCGGGCAACGGGAGGCGGCGCTCGCCCAGGGATTTTCCTCATGGCGTCTGTTTCGCTACATTCTTCTGCCACAGGGACTCGCTAACGCCTGGCAACCCGTCGTTGGCCAGTACCTTAACCTGATGAAGCTCTCCTCGCTCGCGAGCGGAATTGGCTTCGCCGAACTGACCTACCAGGTTCGCCAGATAGAAAGTTACAACGCCCATGCCCTAGAAGCCTTTACCGTCGGTACGGTGCTCTACTTACTTACCGGGATGGTGACGGGGAGCGTGCTGGTGCGCCTCGGCCCCCATTCAGGGAGGAAAAATCATGATCCCCGGATTTAA
- the tssB gene encoding type VI secretion system contractile sheath small subunit: MADSFQNEVPKARINLKLALHTGGAQKKIELPLKLLTVGDFSNGKENRPLSEREKINVNKNNFNSVLSEFNPEVNLTVPNTMAGDGSEESIKLNFSDIKDFEPEQVARQIPQLRAMLAMRNLLRDLKSNLLDNATFRKELEKILKDPALSQELRDEMSALAPK; the protein is encoded by the coding sequence ATGGCCGATTCATTCCAGAATGAGGTGCCCAAGGCACGCATAAACTTAAAGCTGGCTCTGCATACAGGTGGCGCGCAGAAGAAAATCGAACTGCCGCTTAAACTCCTCACCGTCGGTGATTTCAGTAATGGAAAAGAGAATCGCCCATTATCGGAAAGGGAGAAAATTAACGTCAATAAAAATAACTTCAACAGCGTACTTTCGGAATTTAACCCGGAAGTGAATCTGACGGTTCCTAACACAATGGCCGGGGATGGCTCGGAAGAAAGCATAAAACTGAATTTCTCCGATATTAAGGATTTCGAACCTGAACAGGTTGCCCGCCAGATCCCCCAGCTCCGCGCCATGCTGGCCATGCGTAATTTATTACGCGACCTCAAATCCAATCTCCTTGATAACGCTACTTTCAGAAAAGAACTCGAGAAAATTCTCAAAGACCCGGCGCTGTCTCAGGAATTACGCGACGAAATGAGTGCACTGGCCCCGAAATAA
- a CDS encoding amino acid ABC transporter ATP-binding protein, which translates to MLSGLFSHSAANAADFSRLEQASVEFRHVDKRYGDHPVLTDINLTIMPGEVVAILGPSGSGKSTLIRLINQLESLSGGEILVDHKPTGQLSGSRLRQLRSRVGFVFQQFNLYAHLTASQNITLALEHVHGWKPLPAQERALALLEKVGMLEKAHRYPAELSGGQQQRVAIARALASSPQIILFDEPTSALDPEMIGEVLLVMKALAHSGITMIVVTHEMQFAREIADRIVFIDGGHILETASPAQFFNQPSHPRARRFLQKVLDPLRQEQL; encoded by the coding sequence ATGCTCTCAGGTTTATTTTCGCACTCCGCGGCCAATGCCGCGGATTTTTCACGTCTGGAACAGGCCAGCGTTGAGTTTCGCCATGTGGACAAACGCTACGGCGACCATCCGGTTTTAACCGACATTAATCTCACCATCATGCCGGGTGAAGTGGTTGCCATTCTCGGCCCTTCGGGTTCCGGAAAATCGACCCTGATTCGGCTTATCAACCAGCTTGAGAGCCTGAGCGGCGGGGAGATTCTGGTCGACCACAAGCCGACCGGACAGCTTTCCGGCAGCAGGCTACGTCAGTTACGCAGCCGCGTCGGGTTTGTATTCCAGCAGTTCAATCTCTATGCCCACCTTACCGCCAGCCAGAACATCACCCTGGCACTGGAGCACGTTCACGGCTGGAAACCCCTGCCCGCCCAGGAGCGCGCGCTGGCGCTGCTGGAGAAGGTCGGCATGCTGGAGAAGGCGCACCGCTACCCTGCTGAACTTTCCGGCGGACAACAGCAGCGCGTGGCGATTGCCCGCGCTCTGGCCTCGTCGCCGCAAATCATTCTCTTTGACGAGCCAACGTCGGCACTCGACCCGGAGATGATTGGCGAAGTGCTGTTGGTGATGAAAGCCCTTGCCCACAGCGGGATCACCATGATTGTCGTCACCCATGAGATGCAGTTCGCCCGGGAAATTGCCGATCGAATCGTCTTTATCGACGGTGGACACATTCTGGAAACCGCGTCCCCGGCGCAATTTTTCAACCAACCGTCGCATCCGCGTGCGAGGCGGTTCCTGCAAAAAGTGCTGGATCCGCTGCGTCAGGAGCAACTGTAA
- a CDS encoding ABC transporter substrate-binding protein has translation MAAKMKGFKKRAQVLGLVAAWGLVSAQAQADRLADIKAAGVVKVATFDANPPFGSIDAKTHEIVGYDVDFAKALAKSLGVKLELVATNPANRIPLLQSGKADLIVADITITPERAQVIDFSTPYFVTGQQFLVPVKSPDKLDDYSRARIGAVKGTTGEQALHQRFPQSRVLSYDDIPLALTALRNGNVQAITQDSTILAGLLAQAPDKADFKILPDLLSKEEIGVGVKKGETALLKAVNDELVNLEKNGQAAKIYDVWFGPGTPAPQPRNFKIEAR, from the coding sequence ATGGCTGCAAAAATGAAAGGGTTTAAAAAACGGGCGCAGGTTCTGGGATTAGTGGCTGCCTGGGGCCTGGTTTCAGCGCAGGCGCAGGCCGATCGGCTGGCGGATATCAAGGCAGCAGGCGTGGTGAAAGTGGCCACGTTTGATGCTAATCCACCCTTTGGCTCGATTGATGCCAAAACGCATGAGATCGTGGGTTACGATGTGGACTTCGCCAAAGCGCTGGCGAAATCGCTCGGCGTCAAGCTTGAACTGGTCGCCACCAATCCGGCTAACCGCATTCCGCTGCTACAGTCCGGAAAAGCGGATCTCATCGTGGCGGATATCACCATCACCCCGGAACGCGCACAGGTCATTGATTTCTCGACGCCTTACTTTGTCACCGGCCAGCAGTTCCTGGTCCCGGTAAAATCACCGGACAAGCTTGATGACTATAGCCGGGCACGCATTGGCGCCGTAAAAGGTACGACGGGTGAACAGGCGCTGCACCAGCGTTTTCCGCAGTCCCGCGTCCTCTCTTACGATGACATCCCGCTGGCGCTGACGGCACTGCGCAATGGCAACGTGCAGGCCATTACCCAGGACAGCACCATTCTGGCTGGTCTGCTGGCGCAGGCGCCGGATAAAGCCGACTTCAAAATCCTGCCCGACCTGCTCAGTAAAGAAGAGATTGGCGTGGGGGTGAAAAAGGGTGAAACGGCGCTGCTGAAAGCCGTTAACGATGAGCTGGTTAACCTGGAGAAAAACGGCCAGGCGGCAAAAATCTATGACGTCTGGTTCGGTCCAGGCACCCCTGCTCCACAGCCTCGTAACTTTAAAATAGAAGCCCGGTAA
- a CDS encoding putative T6SS immunity periplasmic lipoprotein encodes MVKVFGFGKCWPVVFSGLCLVILTGCPGPGDRFIPHETTSVSKQGKNVCFNITDAQGYQPADIGINPRGTPLKEKDFNFSPELTIVDGKLCIPPSFYHFPDNGRFIVEYILISKKHDEPRKFVVGVGINHGVVYNFPLTDREIARPYGSIKVSE; translated from the coding sequence ATGGTAAAAGTGTTTGGTTTTGGTAAGTGTTGGCCTGTTGTTTTTTCTGGTTTGTGTCTGGTGATTTTAACCGGATGCCCGGGCCCGGGAGATAGGTTTATCCCCCATGAAACCACTTCTGTTAGTAAACAGGGAAAAAACGTATGTTTTAACATTACAGATGCTCAGGGTTATCAACCTGCTGACATAGGAATAAATCCGCGCGGAACTCCCTTGAAGGAAAAGGACTTTAATTTTTCCCCTGAACTTACGATCGTTGATGGAAAATTATGTATTCCTCCTTCTTTTTATCACTTCCCTGATAATGGGAGGTTTATTGTTGAATATATATTAATTTCAAAGAAACATGATGAGCCACGAAAATTTGTTGTCGGCGTGGGGATAAATCATGGGGTGGTTTACAATTTTCCGTTGACCGATCGTGAAATTGCAAGGCCGTATGGTTCAATTAAAGTTTCTGAATAG